Proteins found in one Loxodonta africana isolate mLoxAfr1 unplaced genomic scaffold, mLoxAfr1.hap2 scaffold_32, whole genome shotgun sequence genomic segment:
- the LOC135229490 gene encoding olfactory receptor 4A5-like, which produces MGYSNNVTEFVLLGFTQDPEGQRVLTVIFLLIYIVTMVGNLLIVMTVVVSPSLGSPMYFFLAYLSLMDAVYSTAISPKMILGLLCDKKTISFPACMGQLFIMHLFCGVEVFLLAAMAYDHYVAICKALHYLTIMNRHVCILLLVVAWVGGFLHSVVQLLFVYSLPFCGPNVIDHFMCDMYPLLELAFSDTYFIGPTVFANGRDTCMVIFILLLISYGVLLRSLKTHSQEGRCKALSACSSHITVVALFFVPCIFMYVRPLSKFPIDKFMTVVYTVITPMLNPLIYTLRNSEMKNAMEKIWSRKLTTCRIRICTHTENIGNSKASNRQ; this is translated from the coding sequence ATGGGATACAGTAACAATGTAACAGAATTTGTCCTCCTGGGATTCACGCAGGATCCTGAGGGCCAGAGAGTGTTAACTGTCATATTTTTGCTCATCTACATTGTGACAATGGTGGGCAACCTGCTCATTGTCATGACTGTTGTTGTCAGCCCCTCCCTGGgctcccccatgtacttcttccttgcctatctgtcacttatggatgctgtttattccaCTGCCATTTCCCCCAAAATGATTCTAGGGTTACTCTGTGATAAAAAGACTATTTCCTTCCCAGCTTGCATGGGCCAGCTCTTTATAATGCACTTGTTTTGTGGTgtcgaggtttttcttctggcggcaatggcctatgaccactatgtggccatctgtaaggcACTGCATTACTTAACCATCATGAATCGACATGTttgcattctgttgctggtggtgGCCTGGGTTGGAGGTTTTTTGCACTCTGTGGTTCAACTTCTCTTTGTGTACAGCCtccccttctgtggccccaatgtcatTGATCACTTCATGTGTGACATGTACCCATTACTGGAACTTGCTTTCTCTGACACCTATTTTATAGGGCCCACTGTTTTTGCCAATGGCAGAGACACCTGTATGGTAATTTTTATCCTTCTATTAATCTCCTATGGGGTCCTCCTAAGATCCCTGAAGACTCACAGTCAGGAAGGGAGGTGCAAAGCCCTGTCTGCCTGCAGCTCCCACATTACAGTGGTTGCCCTCTTTTTTGTTCCCTGTATTTTCATGTATGTTAGACCTCTTTCCAAATTTCCAATTGACAAATTTATGACTGTGGTTTATACAGTTATCACTCCCATGTTGAATCCTCTGATATACACCCTGAGAAATTCTGAAATGAAAAATGCTATGGAAAAAATCTGGAGTAGAAAGTTAACCACATGTAGAATAAGAATTTGCACCCACACTGAAAATATTGGTAATTCTAAAGCAAGTAATAGGCAATGA
- the LOC135229484 gene encoding olfactory receptor 4A47-like, giving the protein MVGNLLIIMTVVVSPTLDAPMYFFLGYLSFMDVVYSTTVTPNMIIDLLYEKKTISFQDCLTQLFAEHLFGGSEILLLVVMAYDHHVAICKPLHYMMIMNQRVRVLLLLVTWVGGFVHGIAHLLFVYNIPFCGPNVIDYFCCDMYPLLKLACTDTYVIGLTVIVNDGVICVVIFMLLLISYGVIMHSLKNLSQKGRHKALPTCGSHITVVVLFFVPCIFLYVKPPSTLPIDKFLTVFCTVFTPMFNPLIYTLRNSEMKNAMKKLWTRKRK; this is encoded by the coding sequence ATGGTGGGCAACCTCCTCATTATCATGACTGTGGTGGTCAGTCCAACACTGGATGCTCctatgtacttctttcttggctACTTATCATTTATGGATGTTGTTTATTCTACTACAGTTACCCCAAATATGATTATAGACTTACTCTATGAGAAGAAAACCATTTCTTTCCAAGATTGCCTGACCCAGCTTTTTGCAGAACACTTATTTGGTGGTTCTGAGATTTTacttctggtggtcatggcctatgATCACCACGTGGctatctgcaaacccctgcattatATGATGATCATGAACCAAAGGGTGCGTGTTTTGCTGCTGCTGGTGACCTGGGTTGgaggttttgtgcatggtataGCTCACCTTCTCTTTGTTTACAATATTCccttctgtggtcccaatgtTATTGACTACTTTTGCTGTGACATGTATCCATTATTAAAGCTTGCCTGCACTGACACCTATGTCATTGGTCTCACTGTGATTGTCAATGATGGGGTAATATGTGTGGTCATCTTTATGCTGTTACTCATCTCCTACGGAGTCATTATGCACTCCCTGAAGAATCTTAGTCAGAAAGGGAGGCACAAAGCTTTACCCACCTGTGGCTCCCACATCACTGTGGTGGTCCTCTTCTTTGTCCcttgtatttttctgtatgtgaAACCTCCTTCCACCTTACCCATTGATAAATTCTTGACGGTGTTTTGCACTGTTTTCACACCTATGTTTAATCCCTTAATCTATACTTTGAGAAATTCAGAGAtgaaaaatgccatgaagaagctttggacaagaaaaagaaaatga